DNA from Equus caballus isolate H_3958 breed thoroughbred chromosome 27, TB-T2T, whole genome shotgun sequence:
CAGTAGCTACATAAAAGATCAGAATTTTTCTGGCTTGAGGACAGTAAAGGAGATGTCCCCACAGAACCACATTTCCTCCATCAGCACTGCCATTGGGGTCTACTCCCTGAGCCAGGTCATCACCACTCACTGTCACAGCAAACAGAAGAATGTACATCAAGCACACTATAGTGTCACGAAAACCCACAATATGCGCATCCCAGAAAAACCTCCAAAGACATCATATTGATCACAGAGAGACTATATCGAAAGAAATGCTTGCTGGCTCTTGTGGTGCAACTCGTCTGCACTCCCATTTTAATGTACCTGTAATGTAGCGCTGAACTCCTTACAAAGCTGGGAAAACAGAGGAAGGAGTATACACTTGGCTGGATTCAGAAGTCCCAGGTTCATGTGACAGCTCAATTTCTATTTACCCACCCCGTCCTTAGGCTTTTATCCTCCAATAAGGAGGCTTGTCTACAAGGTGTCCAAGAAGCTTCCCACCTTTATAGCCAGACCAACTCATTTGCTGTTCTCCATAATCACAAGCTTCTCTCCCAGTCTTAACCAACCCCATGCTGCCTTATTCAACCCTGGCACCTTCCTTCCTCACTCCATTCCCCATACGTGGAAACTGTTCTCTTGCCTATCTCCTTGTTCAAACCCTGTTCCTCCTTTGAGGAGGACTTGAAGCCTTTCCAGTACTATAGTGCCATTTTTCTAAGTGATGCACTAACTTCAAATGCTTCTTAAGTTGTAACCTTATATCAATACAGAACTTACCAACTCTACATACTGCTTGTGGTCTTTGTAAACAGGAGAACTGGGTTTCAAATCCAGCTCTAATAAGTGCTTGTTGTTTACCCTTGGATATACCATTGAAATCCTTTGGGTCTCAATATCTTCTCAAGTCAAATTAGAATGCAATTGTGTTCTTTCCATGTATTGTGGGATGAGGATAGCCTGGTGTGACTTCACAGAAGTTCTGTTCATTGACTAACTACTGTATGCCAGGTAGTGTTCTCAGGATACAGAAAAGCATTTCCTCTACCAAcattagctaatatttattgattactaAGTACTCTTCATCATCTGTAATAAGCAATTATCTCAATAACCTTATTAAGTATGTTATCATTAAGCTTTTTTTTATTTGCAGaaggaaaaatgatattttgggAAGTTAAGTGTCTTACTCAATGTCACAGTAGATTAAGCAACAAAATGATGCCAAATCTCATATAGGTAACCACTACCCTCTAcactctcttatctttttgaattCTAGAGTGTTTACCAACGTAAGTTTTGGGGTTATTTGAGTTTTGAGACCATAAACTGAAGGCTAGTGGTCATCAGACATTTGTCATCTGATGATCTCAAACAGGGTTACAGCCTCTCCCTAATATATGCCTTTGTAAATACCCTCATTTGAAGTTTGATGTGAAGCCCCTGggacttcatttttatttcatacttgAGCAGTGGAGGAAAACTTATTACCAGACATTACCATCCAGAATTCATATTTACAATCATTGTAGAGTAAATAGATTTCATTGACTTTATGCAATGGTGGCTTGGAGTATTGTCGACCTGTCCACAGACTGGGCTGTTTGGCAATATAATGACCAGCAGAATCAACTCATCAAAGGTTCCAGGATGCATGGTACTAGAAGGAGAAACAAGTCCTCATCCTCAAGACAGTGATCCATCTTGGGGTTCAACACATCCTGAGGGATGGCAGGATGCTAAGTGTCTCTGAGGAGTGAGCAGAAATAGCCCTATGGATGCAAAAGTCAATTCTTGCAAGATCAGAGTTAATGGGCCTTTGGAAATGGATTATCTGTGTTTCCATCGCAATGCTTGTGGATATGCTTATGTTTTGGGGAAGAAGCAGCAGAGAGGgactaaagagaaggaagaacaagcAGAGCTCCTTTGTTACCTACAGTCACTTTGTTGTTCCTGTGATCAAGCAGCTCCACCCATGGACATGTGTCCTACCTACGTGCTGGATGTCTTTATGTACCATTGCGACGTCGAAATGATAAGGATCCTGACAACCCCCCTGAGAATCCACAGTTCCCCTGGGAGGGGGCTGTAGGTCTGGTGTACACTCTGACTCATAGCACAAGATGTGAAGAGTTATTTTCATGCCAAAAAAGCACTAACACATGGAAGATTGAGTTCTACAAATTTAAGAGGGGTAGACACAAAACACATAAATGgtgaaagactttttttctttctgctttttctccccaaactccccagtacatagctgtatatttagttatgggtccttctagttgtggcacatgggacaccgcctcaacgtggcctgatgagtggtgccatgtctgcgcccaggatccgaaccggcaaaaccctgggccgccacagtggagcaggcaagcttaaccactcggccacggggcctgcctcaaaatttttttaaatgatataaaactCCAAAGTTTCTGccagcaaaaaagaaagcaaaagccaCAATGACAACACCTGGAAATGATTTCCAATACTTGTGACAAAAAACTCCTTTCACGATTttataaagagctcctacaaatcaatgcaaataaatagaaaaacaattccattcCCCAAAATAGGTAACAAAGAAAGGacatttcagagaaaataaatacaaacactTCTCAGGCAAGGGAAGATATGGACGCTGATTCCTGAGCGAAATGTAAACCAAGAAGACACTGGGAtcccatttcttctctctcagacTGGGAAAGACCAGAAAGCCTCACAGTCCACGGATCAGCCTGCTTTCAGCCACGAACACCAGGACACTCAATAAACAACGGCTTTAGAAAGAACACAGACTGGGTTTTCCAAGTCATAACAACTTAAAGTGGGCAGTACAGCAGGAGGTGAGGTGGGTCAACTACATCCTCAAGGACATGGCATCTCCTGTGCACCTGCTCCAGCATCCACATGGAGTAACTGTCTTCTTTGTGGGCAAAACACAGCTGCTGCAGGTCCAAGTGCTCCTGTCATccaagcagagagagggaggagaataTAAAGAATAGCACAACAATGGATGTGAGGCaagaagaaagatttattttattactcaTAAAGGGTGCCCTTCCTAGCAATGACGTTTCATTGGTCAGGACTCTCTTTAGGGGCAACTCTGGGTGGCAAGAGAGTCCAAGACATTAGGTATTTAGAGCCATCACATCACTGCCAAGATTCTAGGCAGGAAAAAAGGATAATGGAAATTAGCTAATCCCAGGGCTTCTACAACACACTCCCTTGTGGGCAGAGAGCAGTCAGTCTGATGTATTTCTGTGAGTGCTGTTGGGGCAACTTCCATGGAGGATGGAGTAACGTCTGTAACGTATAAGATGCATTCTTCGACcaagcaattctacttctagaaatttatctaaAAGACTTAATCACTTATGGTCAGgataacatatatataaagatattcaCTACAGTTTTGTTGTGACTGCAACAGTTTAGAAATAACCAAATTGCAGCaattttctgtgttttaataatAAGGAAATTAACACTGGCATATGAACACAGTGGGTTAGtataaaaccattaaaaataatgatagagTACTGTACGGATTGATATAAAAGGATTCAAGCTAAATAACTGGGTGAATAAAGCAAACTACAGAATAATGTGTTAACAGTGAGGGTCTCCTGGAAAAGACTGACAGCTGGAGTAGGGAGATGAGAGATTGCCATATGTCACTCACTATGCTTCCTTTTGCATTTTGTTCcctgtgaaaaaattaatttttttgcattaaaaGAATTCAAAGCTTTCAGGGCTTCAGGCATCTCAATTGTTTTGGTATTTCTCAAGCTGGAGAGATGTAAGTGGTGTACATTCTAGGTGATGCACTTAAATCACACTGGCTTCTTGAAATAAATCTGACCTTTGGCTTTAGTCTGACCAACACTTTACCGGGAATCCCACTGAACTCATTTCCCCTGAGCCTGCTAAGCCACTGTAGTCTCCACATCCAGGAGCGTACTCACCCTAGAAACTCAAAACACAACTTCTTAAGGGAGTAACGTCCCTGTATCCTATAATCCATTAATCCTCTAGTCCACTGGGTTCCATGACTGGTCCCAGCGTCTAGACTTCCAGAGATGAGCAGGACCCATCTTCAGAAAAGAAGAGGAACTTGCTCCCTGAACTTCTTGAATGACAGCATTGTTTCTAGTCTTTTTTGAACATTAAAACGTAATCAAGcagatggaaaacagaaaatacattAGGCTTCTAACCATCATTATCAAGTTGAAACAAGAGAAAATACTAAACACTGCCTTTTGTTTGATGAAAGATATTTAAACAGAGGAACATCAGAAAGACTTGTGGGCACAGCATCCTGGGCCCCATCCACAGGCAAAGGCCCCTCTTCTCTCACTGCACCGTTTGTCTCTAAGCCTCCTCCTCTAAGACCTATAAATACAGGTGACTCTGTGCTCCCCACCCACACCGGCTCCTGCTCTCCCATCCAGATCCTGACCTCCAGTTGACTCCCAGCCATGAGGACCCTCACCCTCCTTGCTGCCCTTCTCCTCTTGGCCCTCCAGGTCCAGACTCAGAGTCTTGAAGAGACAGCCGACCAGGTTCCTGCCCAGGACCAGCCTGGGGCCGAGGCCCAGGACATGACCATCTCCTTTGCAGGGGATGAACGCTCCGCTCGAGAGGCTTCAAAAAGTGAGACACCAGCCATCTTACCATGGGGGTCTGCAGTCCCAATGTGCCACAAACTAGccaagaaatttctagaaaatgagCACTTTAGATTCAGAGGTTCTTCAAGGGTTCTTTGTACACCAAAGGGTTTGAGTCCATGACTCAGGCATGTGCAACACAGCAGCTTCATCAGCAGAGAATAAACAGGCTGTTACAAGGGCCTCAGTACATGGAGGTTGGGATCAAACTAGGTTTGTGGATGAGGTGGGGTGAGGAGTAGGTAACCCTGAGTTGAGAGGTGGATCGTTGGAGAAGGCAGGAAATACACATGTACATGATAGACAAggatcagaaaaaaaattgaaatcctGTGCTGCTGATATGTATCCGGTAAGACTTCATGTGAATTATGACAAAAAGTTGAATTCTATCCACCCTAACATGGCTGGTATTGTCTGTTGTAAGCACACACATCGCCTCTTAGTACATCCCCATGAGGCTGGCTCTAcattcactccctccctccttcccctttgcctgaccctctccttccttctgatgCCTTCCAGGACCAATCGTCTGCACGTGCAGACGCCCCTGGAGCTGTCGTTTGGGTGAACGCCACTCTGGGACCTGTAGAGACAGTCAAGGCCTCATTTACAGGCTCTGCTGTCGTCGCTGAGCTTGTGCATGGAGACTGAAAGCAGCGCGAGATTCCATTTGATAACCCGGAAAATGGTTTACTCTTTGTACCTTCCACCTTTTCTTAATTCCTTctccaaaataaactttaagcaTTAAACTCAGTGTATCTGGCATTTTTCTACTCTctcctttttttgccttttcacatGGCTTATTTCTATGGTTCACTTGTATAGAGAATTCTGCCCAAAACAGTCTTCGTTAAATTTACTGGTGTTTGAATCTCAGTGCTGAAAAATTAGAGCATCATACCGCAAtaacaaaaatggcaaaaatgaaaataattattaatttcaattttttatctgtaaaatttggTTCATTCATAATGGTACTCAAAAGAAGGAAGTGACTATGAAGAGTACCAGAAGATGTTGTTTACTCAAGGAAAGCTGGATCGAATAGGCTATGTTTATTTGTTCCTTAAATTTCAGAGGTGAGAGGGCATTGATATATATGAATATTGTTCTTGCTTTAAGCAGGTATGTTATGTATAGATACATATTCTTTTCTAACTGTTTCAATAAGAGAGAATGAACAAAAGCTTCACTGAGCCACAAGTCGGGAAAAAGTAAGAACTGTACCAAAACCACAAAATACCAACCAGCATCAGTGGTCTCAATTAATGCCCAGACAGAGGAGGAGTCCAGAAGCTAGTCCGTAGAGGTGGTCATGCCCAGTGGCCAGTGAAATAGTGGATTGTCCTTTGCACCCCAAAAGATAGATTAGGCCAATGTCCAACGGAGGAGTTGGTCTCAACTCTTCACCTCTTCAAAGACATTGAGACTATTAATGATAATAAACCCCtactaattttaataaaattctggcaagaaataaatgtttataataatgCTAATGAACCAACTCAATCCATCATAATGATGAGACAATTGCTCATACACTTACAGTCatgcaaaaaattaaagaacatctTATCTATCAGAAAGGCAATTATCTCAATTCAAAATTTCTATAAAAGGCAGGGATTAAGAGTACCAtgacataataaaagaaaacattttattacaaaaaagGTCTCCACCTGATAATAACCAGGGGCTCAAGTTTGAATCATCCTGGAGACACACCATGTACCTTTCGTGATGGAGAGTCAGCTGTTTGACACCCAGACCTGCACGGCTGCAGAAAATCAGGTGACCACACAAATCAATGGTGTCTGTCTAAACTGCATGCATTAGTCAGATTCTCCAAAGAAATACAACCAACAGGATGTGTATAtacagagagatttattttaaggaattgtgaTTAAGGAGACTGGTAAGTCCAAAATTGCAGGGTGGGCCatcaggctggagacccagggaagagttgacgctgcagttcaagtctgaaggcagtgTGTGAGCAAAATTCCGTCCAGCCCAGGGGAGGGCCGtgtttgttctattcaggccttcagctgacTGGATGAGGTCTACCCTCATTATGGAGGGCAGTTTGCTTTACTCAAGGTCTACCTATTGAAATATTAATCTCATTCACAAAACACACTACAGATACATTAGACTAATGTTTGATCAAGTACCTGGGCACTGAGGCCTAGCCAAGCTGACAGataaacttaaccaccacacagGACCTTCATTTGTACTGGGCAATCTTCTCAGTCCCCCAAGTCCGACTTTGCTCTCATTCTTCAGAGGGGTGCAATAATATCTTCTTTCCACTGTATTCtctatcatatttttttttccaaaattcatgAGCTTAAAATTTAAAGATGTCTTTGATCTACATGGAAATGTCATGCAATAgaggttttgctttgttttattttgataactATCTATAATTGTGTAATAGATACCATCTTAGAATCAAGAAAATAGGATGATACTGGTTAATATCCATGATTCACTTCACTGAGTCAGCATTGTTCTGACTGCCTCAGCTGTCCCACCAGGAGGTAGGAAAGAGATGAACTTCAGATCTGAGAGATGAGGAAGGGATACCCGGTACATGGTGACCAGTAGTCAGTCTTAGATCTGTTGACTCAAAAGTTCATGATCTA
Protein-coding regions in this window:
- the DEFA5L gene encoding Paneth cell-specific alpha-defensin 5L precursor (The RefSeq protein has 2 substitutions compared to this genomic sequence) — its product is MRTLTLLAALLRLALQVQTQSLEETADQVPAQDQPGAEAQDMTISFAGDERSAREASKRPIVCTCRRPWSCRLGERHSGTCRDGQGLIYRLCCRR